From Zalophus californianus isolate mZalCal1 chromosome 16, mZalCal1.pri.v2, whole genome shotgun sequence, one genomic window encodes:
- the SLC16A3 gene encoding monocarboxylate transporter 4, whose protein sequence is MGGAVVDEGPTGIKAPDGGWGWAVLFGCFVITGFSYAFPKAVSVFFKELMREFGIGYSDTAWISSILLAMLYGTGPLCSVCVNRFGCRPVMLTGGLLASLGMVAASFCRNIIQLYLTTGVITGLGLALNFQPSLIMLNRYFNKRRPMANGLAAAGSPVFLCALSPLGQVLQDHYGWRGGFLILGGLLLNCCVCAALMRPLEAPRPGSGPAPQRPSRRLLDLSVFRDRGFVIYAMAASIMVLGLFVPPVFVVSYAKDLGVPDTQAAFLLTVLGFVDIFARPTAGFITGLKKVRPYSVYLFSFSMFFNGFTDLTGSTASDYGGLVVFCIFFGISYGMVGALQFEVLMAIVGTQKFSSAIGLVLLLEAIAVLIGPPSGGKLLDATHVYQYVFVLAGAEVLASSLVLVLGNFCIRRRPEAAVEEEERHKPPADVRVDSREVEHFLKAEPEKNGEVVHTPETSV, encoded by the exons ATGGGTGGTGCCGTGGTTGACGAGGGCCCCACAGGCATCAAGGCCCCtgatgggggctggggctgggccgtTCTCTTTGGCTGCTTCGTCATCACGGGCTTCTCCTACGCCTTCCCCAAGGCGGTCAGCGTCTTCTTCAAGGAGCTCATGCGTGAGTTTGGAATCGGTTACAGCGACACAGCCTGGATCTCCTCCATCCTGCTGGCCATGTTGTATGGGACAG gcCCACTCTGCAGCGTGTGCGTGAACCGCTTTGGCTGCCGGCCCGTCATGCTCACGGGTGGCCTCCTGGCGTCCCTGGGCATGGTGGCTGCGTCCTTCTGCAGAAACATCATCCAGCTCTACCTCACCACTGGGGTCATTACCG GCTTGGGTTTGGCACTCAACTTCCAGCCGTCACTCATCATGCTCAACCGCTACTTTAACAAGAGGCGCCCCATGGCCAACGGGCTGGCAGCCGCGGGCAGCCCCGTCTTCCTGTGCGCCCTGTCCCCACTGGGGCAGGTGCTGCAGGACCACTACGGCTGGCGGGGCGGCTTCCTCATCCTGGGGGGCCTCCTGCTCAACTGCTGCGTGTGCGCCGCGCTCATGAGGCCCCTGGAGGCGCCCAGGCCGGGTTCGGGGCCTGCGCCCCAGCGGCCATCCCGGCGGCTGCTGGACCTGAGTGTCTTCAGGGACCGTGGCTTTGTCATCTACGCCATGGCCGCCTCCATCATGGTGCTGGGGCTCTTTGTGCCCCCCGTGTTTGTGGTGAGCTACGCCAAGGACCTGGGTGTGCCCGACACCCAGGCTGCCTTCCTGCTCACTGTGCTGGGCTTCGTCGACATCTTTGCGCGGCCCACCGCCGGCTTCATCACAGGCCTTAAGAAGGTGCGGCCCTACTCCGTCTACCTCTTCAGCTTCTCCATGTTCTTCAATGGCTTCACTGACCTCACGGGGTCCACAGCCAGCGACTACGGAGGCCTGGTGGTCTTCTGCATCTTCTTCGGCATCTCTTACGGCATGGTGGGGGCCTTGCAGTTCGAGGTGCTCATGGCTATCGTGGGCACCCAGAAGTTCTCCAGTGCCATTGGCCTTGTGCTCCTGCTGGAGGCCATCGCTGTGCTCATTGGGCCCCCATCAGGAG GCAAGCTCCTGGATGCGACGCACGTCTACCAGTACGTGTTTGTCCTGGCAGGGGCCGAGGTGCTGGCCTCCTCCCTCGTGCTGGTGCTGGGCAACTTCTGCATTAGGAGGAGGCCCGAGGCGGCCGTGGAGGAAGAGGAGCGCCACAAGCCCCCCGCGGACGTGAGGGTGGACTCTCGGGAGGTGGAGCACTTCCTGAAAGCAGAGCCCGAGAAAAACGGGGAGGTCGTTCACACCCCAGAAACAAGCGTCTGA